The Scleropages formosus chromosome 3, fSclFor1.1, whole genome shotgun sequence genome contains the following window.
CCGTGCAAGGCAAGGCAAGCTTTGCTGCAAAAATCaaatgggagaaaaaataaagagtgGCAGAAAAGTAATAATTCTGCAAAATTCTGTCTCTGCAGAAACGCTGCAGCAGAGTCCGTCTATAAATGGACAGTGGGCAGATGGTTAAAACTAGTTTAGGCAGCGAGTACGTGCAAACGTGTCCGGAGTTTTTTCTGGAAGCTGCGGACCGTGCAAATGTGCAGCCGAAGCGCGAGCGCGGTGCTGGAGAGAGCGACGGACGGGCTGGCAGGCGGCGCGTGAGCAGAAGCCGTGCAGCAGAGCCCTCCAGCCTGAAgcgcaccagcagcaccagcagcagccagaAAGCCGCGGGCAGCcaactgcagaacaaaaaatgcaGTCCTGCGGTATTGCACGGACCAGTTTGCGTTCTTACCTCCCTTGGATACGGACGTTTCCTTTTTGCTTGAATGGGGGGGAGGAGAAGCGCAAAAGACTTTGCCGtctttttccctccctccctccatctgcTTCGTTCAGGAGTGTCGGCAGCTCGCCTCTGCAACAAAGGTGCACAATCCTAAGCTCGCGCTCCGCATGCAACTTGAGCGCTCCGGCCTCGGTGCTGCAGGTCTCCACGCAAAGGACGAAAGTGGACATGCACAGCTTGCATAACAAGCTGCAGGGGGGAATTCTGGAAATGCCCTGCAAGGAAAAGCTCAGCAACACTTACATTATGGGCCAAGACTGGCAGCTGAAAGGTCCTAACTTGGATCAGTGGGAGCCACTGTTGAACAAACGTCCTTCCTGTATAGCTCGCAAAGTATTGTGGTAAATGTAGTTGATCATAACAGAAGACTCAACCCCCTTTGGCGatgatatttgttttttctctcatgAGAGTCATAATATAATTTCATAATGATGCAGGGCACAGAATACTATTtaagaaacacacatatatatttatatacatatatattttgccGAATTTCCTTTATAGTTTTCTTTTGCTATTTTTCAAAAGAACGTTTTTGTATACATTTTGtgttaaatgactgaaattacACTTACGGCCTGGGAAATTACAATAACCAGCATATTTTATTAACCATATTTATAGCAATTTTGTGTGTAGTACCCATACATGCCTGTGGTACACTTACCCTCTGTTAAAGTACTTAGCACCATGTATTGTCCATTTGAATGAGGATTTTGAATATGTCAAACTGTGCAACCCTCTCAAGTACTGCAAAGTAGTTTTTTGTTGCCAGCACAAGTATTTAGAAAGCAAGTGGAAAAGTACCatggaaaaaagaacagaaaacccAACCTGTCCCTTTAAAAGCACAAACCATGCAATGTTCTCAGTAGAACAGGTCTCTCCAGTTCTCTGCATATTATAGAAACTGCTGTTTGCAGAGCTATTTACAACACAGTGACTGACCACCAGTGGTATCAAGCAATTTCTAACATTTATGCAGCATGATTATTTGCTGGTGGATTGTAATTATTGtgaactttttatttaatggtGTTATAAAGGTGTAGAATgtaggaaaaatattaaatattcatacagaatatattttgttgatctgtttaaaataatatgttATATGCTGTcttacaaaaagcaaaaaacatctGAGTCCTTCAGACAACCTTTAACAGTGAATACTGAGGATTTCGGAAGCTACAGCTTTcatcaaaatgttcatttcaaagGGTGCAAAATAACCTACATAGAACACAGTGAGGTCTGACTTTATATTTGTCATTCATGTATCATTATTCAGacagaaaaaatgagaaaaatcctTTTATTGACATGAACTGGCTAGGTGTTTGCTGGAGAGGGGTGGGGAATATGCATAAATAAAGACTTCAAGATTATACTTCATACATTTTCCTAAATTTTAATCTCAAAAATCTATACTTTCATGAGTCACAACATCAGGAAGGCTGATGGGGAAGAATACTGTTAAAAAATCGGTTCTCTTCCTACCAGAGATTGGTTATTCATACAGCTATTTCAAAAGTTCTAGACTAAAATAACTACTGTACATCAAAGTTAGAAAATAACAACTGGAACAGTTGAGTATAATTTCTGTTGGAACAGTGGCAACTagataaaagtttttttaactgtaaaacaCGTTTCAGAGAGCGGAGTTTATGGATTTTGATGTTATGTACACACTGTAATGTAATATGAAAGTTTATGTATGGTTTGATATTCATGGTAACTATGGCCCTTTCTGCTGTTTCCTTTGGGGTGCACACAGCAGCACCTTAGAATTGGCAGCTGTCAACAAGAAAATCCCAGGCTGGCACCTTTCCTGAGATGTAGTACACCCAGTGGTAAGAATGTGCTGATGGCGTTGCATATTTCCAATGTGCACTTCTTGGAAAAAATTCCATCTTCtgtaaacaaaaccaaaaccaaGGTCATAGCCAAGTTTCGTTGCACACGATTTGAACAGCACTGAAGATATCACAAATGACACATGATGTATGGTGTTCTATCTGCCACTGAAGTGTATCCTGAATGCACACACCAAGGTAATGCTGCATTGTGATTTTGAGTTCTATGGTACAGGATTATGACTTTCTGCCACTTGGACTTTGTgcaatgaaaagggtaaaactATCATTGGGGACATCTGGAACTTGACACCTCTCTACTCTgctcagataaatgaaaaacaggtggacattaaaaaacaaccaaataaaCTACAGTCCTCTGACTGTAGGAATGAGGTCATCCaactaagagaaaaaaatactgaagcCACAATTTTAGTGCACTGCTTaaactgaatttgtgtgtgtgtgtgtgtggaatctCATGCCTCTGTGCACCTCTTTTCTTCTAGCTGGAAAGGGGTTTCACTTCCTGGCCACGATGAGGCTGTGGTAGAGGGGCTTGACCACAATGTGAAGGTACAGGGAGCTGTCAATAAGATACTCAGAGGCTCGCCGCTGCAGGTCCGCATCTGCCAGGAAGTCTCCTGTCTCTTCAGTGCTCTGGTGGAAGTTGTAGACATGCCGCACCACTGGTTTGCCTTGCTGGCGTGCGGAGACAATTACTGTTTTCTGAAAGCTGACACCGGCAAAATCGGCGCTAGAAGTGGCCGGCGTGACGATAATGCGAGGGTGGCCAGTGCCATCAGAGGCTGCAGCACGTGTGGCTAGCATGGCGCTGCTCTCTGCGTAGGCTGATCGCATGCTGAGAGGCAGCCAACGAGGTGAGAAGAGTGCGTTCCACGTCACCTTCTTGCTGGCATCATGGCCACTGGGGCCTAGCTGTGTCTGAAAGCTGGTGCTGCGGTCATCGCGAGTAGGGTTGTTAATCACCCACTGGGAGCCCCAGGCTGGCGACAGGTAGTTGCGAGGTGTGAAGATGCTGCAGTTGACATCAAAATATTTGGCGAGCTGTATTGGGGAGGCAGAGTGGAACTGGAAGGCCAGGAAGAGGAGATCACGCACTGACTCGTAGTACTTCAGCATCAGTGGTGACTGCTTTTGCAGCCGAAAGAGCTGCTGTGGGGGGATCATGCCGTAGCGGATGGAGCGCAGTGCCGACTCCACGGTGGGGCCACCAGGTTGGTTCTGCGTGATCCAAGCCTCCAATGCCTCATACAGCTCCAGCTCGCTGTGCAAGATAAGGTCGGAGCGCTGCAGCAGTGAGAGCAACAGCTCCTCACTGAGCGAGGCCCACTCCCTGCTGTGCAGCACCGATGATAGGTTCCAGGCTAGGTACTGCAGGCAGCTGTCTCTCAGAGCCACGTCACCTGTCTGGGTGGCATATTGGTACCAGCCAACGACGTGGCCACCAGGCGAGTCACTGGCCAAGTGCTGGGTCATGTAAACACTCAGTCCGTGCTGCAGGGCCGAAACACGGTACTTGCTGGCCAGCTTGTGCAGCGGTACAGCTTGTTCCAGGCGCAGGGAAATCTCACCACAGTACAAGTACCTGCATACAAAAGGGTTGGTTATCACTGCTGGTACAGAGTTCGGAAGGTTGCGTATTTGAGTCCCGAGTGGGATAAGGTTACTGTAAAACCTCCTGATGGACTGGttttaattccaaaaaaaattcaaatccaAAAATTTAGCAagttaaagtacacacactggctgaagctgcttatcccaagcgggggttgcagtgagccagagcctagcccagcaacacagggcgtaggggaagCACCCCGCTTTggacgctagtctgtcgcaaggcaccccaagcaggactcgaaccccagccccaccagagagcaggcgcaggccaaacctgctgtgccaccacatcccccgcAAGGCGAAGTAGTAgttttcatttgtacatttcataCCTAATACAtatgttttcttaaaattacaGGCATTCCTCGATTTATGAACTCTATCTGAAATTTTGGTCTAATACCTCTTAGTGTTTGATACCCAAAATTTATTGAAAGCATGTCCAAAAGCAGTCTGAAAATTGCATTTCATGTAAGTGAAGGAAGCCAAGTAATGTATTATA
Protein-coding sequences here:
- the btbd17b gene encoding BTB/POZ domain-containing protein 17, translating into MAWTLQGGSSGQICWRMLLITVCLHTVMVTEGALKQEGALESGSALINHSMALVQRLEALFAQGNGSDVALRVHTANSDEVKVIQAHTLVLSLQSEAFEDLLQSRNSSVLTLREAPDCAAVFEKFIRYLYCGEISLRLEQAVPLHKLASKYRVSALQHGLSVYMTQHLASDSPGGHVVGWYQYATQTGDVALRDSCLQYLAWNLSSVLHSREWASLSEELLLSLLQRSDLILHSELELYEALEAWITQNQPGGPTVESALRSIRYGMIPPQQLFRLQKQSPLMLKYYESVRDLLFLAFQFHSASPIQLAKYFDVNCSIFTPRNYLSPAWGSQWVINNPTRDDRSTSFQTQLGPSGHDASKKVTWNALFSPRWLPLSMRSAYAESSAMLATRAAASDGTGHPRIIVTPATSSADFAGVSFQKTVIVSARQQGKPVVRHVYNFHQSTEETGDFLADADLQRRASEYLIDSSLYLHIVVKPLYHSLIVARK